A stretch of the Pseudorasbora parva isolate DD20220531a chromosome 13, ASM2467924v1, whole genome shotgun sequence genome encodes the following:
- the LOC137038327 gene encoding thyrotropin-releasing hormone receptor: MGNTTMDNSTSTHPDRNSTMPENSLEVQVVTISLSLLICGVGIAGNAMVVLVVIRSKHMMTATNCYLVSLAVADLTVLLAAGLPNISEVVASWIYGYAGCVCITYLQYLGINVSSCSITAFTIERYIAICHSIKAQFICTVSRAKKIIACVWIFTSLYCIVWFFLVDTNETVYANGVVVRCGYRVTRSLYMPIYFLDFTLFYVVPLAVALVLYGLIARILFRDPMPTDLSEQMLSVHQRRRQSSVKVSCKTHSSATSRKQVTKMLAVVVVLFALLWMPYRTLVVVNSLMDPPYLNTWFLLFCRMCIYTNSAVNPIIYNAMSQKFRAAFKRLCDCKRRSGQARAGKCSVSVYYSVIKDLSGEKTAQRAQQKQTSVKTDTRDMSTMSGASD; the protein is encoded by the exons ATGGGAAACACCACGATGGATAACAGCACCTCGACACATCCCGACAGAAACTCCACAATGCCGGAGAACTCGCTGGAGGTTCAGGTGGTCACCATATCTCTGTCTCTTCTGATCTGCGGTGTGGGAATCGCTGGGAATGCGATGGTGGTTTTGGTGGTGATCCGTAGCAAGCACATGATGACCGCAACCAACTGCTACCTGGTGAGTCTGGCGGTGGCCGATCTGACCGTTCTTCTGGCCGCCGGCTTGCCAAACATCTCCGAAGTCGTGGCTTCGTGGATCTACGGATACGCCGGCTGCGTTTGCATCACATACCTACAGTACCTGGGCATTAATGTCTCGTCTTGCTCCATCACGGCCTTCACCATCGAGCGATACATCGCCATCTGCCACTCCATCAAAGCCCAGTTCATCTGCACCGTGTCACGAGCCAAGAAGATCATCGCCTGCGTTTGGATCTTCACGTCTCTGTACTGCATCGTGTGGTTCTTCCTGGTGGACACCAACGAGACGGTTTATGCGAACGGTGTCGTGGTCCGGTGTGGCTATCGGGTGACCAGAAGCCTCTATATGCCCATCTATTTCCTGGACTTCACCTTGTTTTATGTGGTTCCTCTCGCCGTGGCTTTGGTTCTGTACGGTCTGATCGCCAGGATTTTGTTCCGAGACCCGATGCCGACGGATCTCTCAGAGCAGATGCTCTCCGTCCATCAGCGCCGACGGCAGAGCTCAGTGAAGGTGTCCTGTAAAACACACAGTTCAGCCACGTCCAGAAAACAG gtCACAAAGATGCTGGCGGTGGTGGTGGTTCTGTTCGCGCTCCTCTGGATGCCGTATCGGACTCTAGTGGTGGTTAATTCGCTCATGGACCCGCCGTATCTCAACACCTGGTTCCTGCTCTTCTGTCGCATGTGCATTTACACCAACAGCGCCGTCAACCCCATCATCTACAACGCCATGTCGCAGAAGTTCCGCGCGGCTTTTAAGAGGCTCTGCGACTGCAAACGCAGGTCGGGTCAGGCCCGAGCTGGAAAGTGCAGCGTGAGTGTTTACTACAGCGTCATAAAAGATCTGTCCGGTGAAAAAACAGCACAGAGAGCCCAGCAGAAACAAACTAGTGTGAAGACAGACACGCGTGATATGAGCACAATGTCAGGAGCCTCTGATTGA